A DNA window from Acetonema longum DSM 6540 contains the following coding sequences:
- a CDS encoding RrF2 family transcriptional regulator, protein MKLSTKGRYGVAAMYDLALHYQQGPIALKSVAQRQNISEHYLEQLMGTLRKAGYVKSVRGAQGGYALTKEPSQISVGDIIRIMEGPIAPVDCLLTEESNNEYCDQACQCVTRGVWAKVRDSINSVLDSISLDDLCQDDKDGRTTLSKSND, encoded by the coding sequence ATGAAACTGTCAACCAAAGGGCGTTATGGCGTAGCGGCGATGTATGATTTGGCGCTGCATTATCAGCAGGGGCCCATAGCCTTGAAAAGCGTGGCTCAAAGGCAGAACATTTCGGAACATTATCTCGAACAATTGATGGGAACATTGCGCAAGGCCGGATATGTCAAAAGCGTTCGGGGTGCTCAGGGAGGCTATGCTTTAACCAAAGAGCCGTCGCAAATTTCAGTGGGCGATATCATTCGCATTATGGAAGGCCCCATTGCGCCGGTGGATTGTCTCCTAACCGAAGAGAGCAACAACGAATACTGCGACCAAGCCTGTCAATGCGTTACCCGCGGTGTCTGGGCCAAGGTACGGGACAGCATCAACAGTGTATTGGACTCTATTTCTCTGGACGATTTGTGCCAAGATGATAAAGACGGTAGAACCACGCTAAGTAAGTCGAATGATTAG